In the genome of Salinispirillum sp. LH 10-3-1, one region contains:
- the gdhA gene encoding NADP-specific glutamate dehydrogenase, with protein sequence MPEATQRISEIYQQVVERNPGETDFHQAVKEVLDTLAPVLRQHPKYAERKIIERICEPERQIIFRVPWQDDQGEVHINRGFRVGFNSALGPYKGGLRFHPSVYLDTIKFLGFEQIFKNALTGLPIGGGKGGSDFDPKGKSDDEVMRFCQSYMTELYRHIGELTDVPAGDIGVGAREIGYLFGQYKRITNRYESGVFTGKNPSWGGSLVRREATGYGVVFFLEEMLQARDNSVSGKTAVVSGSGNVAIYAIEKLQGMGAKVVACSDSGGVIYDPEGLNLETVKQLKEVERARISAYVKHHPHAEFREGASIWDIPCDLALPCATQNEIDEAAAKKLVEQGCIALCEGANMPCTPEAMKVLEAGKLAYGPGKAANAGGVATSALEMQQNASRDAWTFEHTEERLHDIMRNIFRDCHNAAEEYGEPGNYVVGANIAGFRRVADAMLAFGLI encoded by the coding sequence ATGCCTGAAGCAACCCAGCGCATTTCCGAAATCTATCAGCAAGTCGTCGAGCGTAATCCTGGTGAAACGGATTTTCATCAAGCGGTCAAGGAGGTACTGGATACGCTGGCTCCGGTATTGCGGCAACACCCAAAATACGCTGAGCGCAAGATAATCGAGCGTATTTGTGAGCCTGAACGCCAAATCATCTTTCGCGTTCCCTGGCAGGACGACCAAGGCGAAGTGCACATCAATCGGGGCTTTCGTGTCGGTTTCAACAGCGCGCTTGGCCCGTACAAGGGCGGCCTGCGCTTTCACCCCAGCGTGTACCTCGACACCATCAAGTTCTTGGGCTTCGAGCAGATTTTCAAAAATGCTCTTACCGGCTTGCCGATTGGTGGCGGTAAAGGCGGCTCAGACTTTGACCCTAAAGGTAAGTCGGACGATGAGGTCATGCGTTTTTGCCAAAGTTACATGACTGAGTTGTACCGACACATCGGAGAACTGACCGATGTGCCAGCGGGCGATATTGGCGTCGGCGCGCGGGAAATAGGGTATCTGTTCGGACAGTACAAACGCATTACCAACCGTTATGAATCTGGCGTGTTCACCGGTAAAAACCCTTCGTGGGGTGGTTCATTGGTACGTCGAGAGGCCACCGGTTACGGTGTGGTCTTTTTCTTGGAAGAAATGCTGCAAGCGCGTGATAACAGCGTTTCAGGGAAGACTGCGGTGGTGTCCGGTTCGGGTAACGTGGCCATATACGCCATCGAAAAGTTACAGGGAATGGGAGCCAAGGTGGTGGCATGCTCGGACTCTGGTGGCGTTATCTACGACCCGGAGGGCCTGAACCTGGAGACTGTGAAACAGCTCAAAGAAGTAGAGCGCGCTCGCATATCCGCTTATGTAAAACACCATCCCCACGCTGAGTTTCGTGAAGGCGCGTCTATTTGGGACATCCCCTGTGATCTGGCATTGCCCTGCGCCACACAAAACGAGATTGACGAAGCAGCGGCGAAAAAACTGGTCGAGCAGGGGTGTATAGCGCTGTGTGAGGGCGCCAACATGCCCTGTACGCCGGAAGCCATGAAAGTGCTGGAAGCCGGCAAGTTGGCTTACGGGCCGGGTAAAGCTGCCAATGCGGGTGGCGTGGCGACATCGGCCTTGGAGATGCAGCAGAACGCCAGTCGAGATGCGTGGACATTCGAGCATACAGAAGAGCGGTTGCACGACATCATGCGCAATATTTTCCGAGACTGCCACAACGCAGCGGAAGAATATGGCGAACCAGGCAACTATGTCGTCGGCGCTAATATTGCCGGGTTTCGACGAGTCGCCGACGCCATGTTGGCGTTTGGCTTGATCTAA
- a CDS encoding DMT family transporter: MSTHRWFDWALLLSLSLAWGFTFVLISVALQSFPPMTLVAIRLVTGALTLYVIMRWQGLRLPNDLAWWRRFATLAAIGNIVPFTLISWGELYISSSLAGILMALMPISVMILAHFFVANERITLRKAAGFVLGLVGVLVLVGAEALTGLGGMAVLAQLAIVAATLCYAVNSIITKRIPAIHVLVAATGTLVAGSVILTPIALWIDQPWQNPVYAGPLASVLVLGVLSTGLATWVYFLIVARRGPSFLSMINYIIPVVAFTAGVWLLGEPAALQKFIALGAIFAGIAIAQTRRRRAVTP, translated from the coding sequence TTGTCCACACACCGCTGGTTTGATTGGGCGCTGCTGCTGAGCTTGTCGCTCGCTTGGGGGTTTACCTTTGTCCTCATATCGGTAGCCTTGCAGAGCTTTCCGCCCATGACGCTGGTAGCGATTCGCTTGGTGACCGGTGCCCTGACGCTCTATGTGATCATGCGCTGGCAAGGCTTGCGGTTACCCAACGACCTCGCATGGTGGCGGCGTTTTGCCACTTTGGCGGCGATCGGTAACATAGTGCCGTTTACGCTGATTTCTTGGGGCGAGCTGTATATTTCCAGCAGTTTAGCCGGGATATTGATGGCTTTGATGCCCATCAGTGTGATGATTCTAGCGCACTTCTTTGTCGCTAACGAGCGTATCACCCTGCGCAAAGCCGCGGGCTTTGTTCTGGGCTTGGTGGGCGTGTTGGTGCTGGTTGGCGCTGAAGCACTGACGGGCTTGGGCGGCATGGCAGTGTTAGCGCAACTGGCCATTGTGGCCGCTACCCTCTGTTACGCCGTGAACAGCATCATTACCAAGCGTATTCCGGCCATTCACGTCTTGGTAGCTGCGACCGGCACCCTGGTTGCGGGCAGCGTGATCCTGACCCCTATCGCACTGTGGATTGACCAGCCTTGGCAAAACCCGGTGTATGCCGGGCCGCTGGCCTCTGTGTTGGTATTGGGCGTACTGTCTACCGGGCTGGCGACTTGGGTGTATTTTTTGATCGTCGCACGCCGCGGACCCAGTTTCTTGTCGATGATTAATTACATCATCCCGGTGGTAGCGTTCACCGCCGGTGTCTGGCTGCTGGGTGAGCCCGCCGCGCTGCAAAAATTCATCGCTTTGGGCGCCATCTTCGCCGGTATCGCTATTGCTCAGACGCGACGCCGCCGTGCGGTTACACCCTGA
- the galU gene encoding UTP--glucose-1-phosphate uridylyltransferase GalU: MINKCLFPVAGYGTRFLPATKALAKEMMPVVNKPLVQYGVEEAIEADLKRIGFVTGRGKRAIADHFDISYELEHQISGSSKESYLKSIRHVMANAQFSFTRQAEMKGLGHAILTGETLIGNEAFGVVLADDLCLPLPGEDNVMAQMVKIYKQFRCSIVAVMEVPDDEIHKYGVIAGEAMKDGLYRVDNMVEKPAKGTAPSNLAIIGRYILTPDIFDIIRNTKPGKNDEIQLTDALLQQAKDGCVMAYKFRGTRFDCGSVDGFVEATNYVYKNFYKEGEA; the protein is encoded by the coding sequence ATGATCAATAAATGCCTATTTCCCGTTGCGGGTTACGGTACGCGCTTCTTGCCTGCCACCAAAGCCTTGGCCAAAGAAATGATGCCGGTGGTGAACAAACCCCTAGTGCAATATGGGGTAGAGGAAGCCATTGAGGCTGACCTGAAGCGAATCGGTTTTGTAACCGGGCGCGGTAAGCGTGCCATTGCTGACCACTTTGATATTTCCTACGAACTGGAGCATCAAATCTCCGGCTCGAGTAAAGAAAGCTACTTGAAGTCCATCCGTCACGTTATGGCGAACGCGCAGTTTTCTTTCACACGCCAAGCGGAGATGAAAGGCCTGGGTCACGCCATCCTGACCGGTGAAACCCTGATTGGTAACGAAGCCTTCGGGGTCGTACTGGCGGATGACCTGTGCTTGCCACTGCCTGGCGAAGACAACGTGATGGCGCAGATGGTAAAAATCTATAAACAATTTCGTTGCAGCATCGTGGCGGTGATGGAAGTCCCCGACGATGAAATCCACAAGTACGGTGTGATAGCCGGGGAAGCCATGAAAGACGGCCTGTATCGCGTCGACAACATGGTGGAGAAGCCCGCTAAAGGCACCGCGCCGTCGAATCTGGCCATCATCGGGCGCTACATTTTGACGCCGGATATTTTCGACATCATCCGCAACACCAAACCGGGTAAGAACGATGAGATCCAGTTAACGGATGCACTTTTGCAGCAGGCGAAAGATGGCTGCGTCATGGCGTACAAATTCAGAGGAACCCGATTTGACTGCGGCAGCGTAGATGGTTTTGTAGAAGCGACGAATTATGTGTACAAGAATTTCTATAAAGAAGGCGAAGCATAG